In the genome of Mucisphaera calidilacus, one region contains:
- a CDS encoding CpsB/CapC family capsule biosynthesis tyrosine phosphatase, which yields MSDATPTPTTEPPLPATGRLDLHAHLIPDVDDGSRSYDETVALVQRLKRADYSGSVCTPHVWPELFPDNTPAKIADLTAGLRGHLADNGIDYTLWDGGELRLFEGVTAWLKANGVPTLGPSRAVLCDFWEAEWPTFVDEAFEWMLSEGYQPLLAHPERIPMTEGLEAELDRVQALGVMLQGNLRCLTDEESPLSRLRARAYLQDGRYSVMALDVHRADSLDSRIDGLGLGAELVGAELIDELTMAAPRKLLQIA from the coding sequence ATGAGTGATGCCACGCCAACGCCGACGACCGAACCACCGCTGCCCGCCACGGGGCGGCTCGACCTCCACGCGCACCTGATCCCCGACGTCGACGACGGCTCACGCAGCTACGACGAGACGGTCGCCCTCGTGCAACGCCTCAAACGCGCGGACTACAGCGGCTCGGTCTGCACGCCTCACGTCTGGCCGGAATTGTTCCCCGACAACACCCCGGCGAAGATCGCCGACCTGACCGCCGGGCTCCGCGGACACCTGGCCGACAACGGCATCGACTACACGCTCTGGGACGGCGGCGAGCTCCGGCTCTTCGAGGGCGTGACGGCATGGCTCAAGGCCAACGGCGTGCCCACGCTCGGGCCGTCTCGGGCCGTGCTCTGCGACTTCTGGGAAGCAGAATGGCCAACGTTCGTGGACGAGGCCTTCGAGTGGATGCTCAGCGAGGGCTACCAGCCGCTGCTGGCGCACCCCGAACGCATCCCGATGACCGAGGGACTCGAGGCCGAACTCGACCGCGTCCAGGCGCTCGGCGTGATGCTGCAGGGCAACCTGCGCTGCCTGACCGATGAAGAATCGCCCCTGTCTCGACTGCGTGCACGGGCCTACCTGCAGGACGGCCGCTACAGCGTCATGGCACTCGACGTCCACCGCGCGGACAGCCTCGACAGCCGTATCGACGGGCTGGGGCTCGGCGCAGAACTCGTGGGGGCGGAACTGATCGACGAACTGACGATGGCGGCGCCCCGGAAGCTGCTTCAGATCGCCTGA
- a CDS encoding FkbM family methyltransferase — MAGWYLPLYNLVRSSGPLRSVARAIRYAMPDSKVTTRVDYLGPFQFRLKRHHWLYGSRALSGHARNLAMFERVIDPDAVFYDVGLNIGYYARFIASHFPVRRVAGFEPMTQNIDLARRNIELCPRADVIRLHEIALGDTDGDELLQVDDITDGSAVLDRVSGGQPAEGRLNAGLPGMTESVRMMRLDTFVAEALEPPPTAMKIDTEGAEVIVLRGARETLETHAPHLVIATHGREPAEGCFRLLDPLGYGLYGWVPSGQRGGSYRRLTFENMAELADNNILASRNHARLEPEVTPLPMDDLSLQG; from the coding sequence ATGGCCGGCTGGTACCTGCCCCTCTACAACCTCGTCCGATCCTCAGGCCCGCTGCGCTCGGTGGCTCGGGCGATCCGGTACGCCATGCCCGACAGCAAGGTCACCACGCGGGTCGACTATCTCGGGCCCTTCCAGTTCCGGCTCAAGCGGCATCACTGGCTCTATGGCAGCCGGGCCCTCAGCGGCCACGCGCGCAACCTCGCGATGTTCGAGCGGGTGATTGACCCGGATGCTGTTTTTTATGACGTCGGCCTGAACATCGGCTACTACGCGCGATTCATCGCCAGCCATTTTCCCGTCCGGCGTGTCGCCGGCTTCGAGCCGATGACGCAGAACATCGACCTGGCCCGGCGGAACATCGAGCTCTGTCCCAGGGCGGACGTGATTCGGCTTCACGAGATCGCGTTGGGCGACACTGACGGCGACGAGTTGCTGCAGGTCGATGACATCACCGACGGGTCAGCGGTTCTCGATCGGGTTTCGGGCGGGCAGCCCGCGGAGGGGCGTCTCAACGCCGGACTCCCGGGGATGACCGAGTCTGTGCGCATGATGCGTCTGGACACGTTTGTTGCCGAGGCCCTTGAACCGCCGCCGACCGCGATGAAGATCGACACCGAGGGGGCAGAGGTCATCGTGCTCAGGGGGGCGCGTGAGACGCTTGAGACCCACGCGCCACACCTGGTGATCGCGACGCACGGCCGGGAGCCGGCCGAGGGCTGTTTCCGGCTGCTCGATCCCCTGGGCTATGGGCTGTACGGCTGGGTTCCGTCCGGTCAACGGGGCGGGAGCTACCGGCGTCTGACTTTCGAGAACATGGCCGAGCTCGCCGACAACAACATCCTCGCCTCCCGCAACCACGCCCGGCTCGAACCCGAGGTCACCCCCCTGCCGATGGATGACCTCTCGCTGCAGGGTTGA
- a CDS encoding type II secretion system protein: MSSMRPVRGFTLIELLVVISIIALLIGILLPALGAARATARGAVCQSNNRNITTALNVYAVDNRGVWPSRGALVDDPDYPEDKRNVGWIPGVSLQGKDSEVLEDGSLFEYLNNVEVLSCPSDDYAEESAGLSYTMNSFIHDIQSNQSLGVTNRPGFEASNGKLYSDANKFRSPSQLIAMVDEGGPNIEYIKVMTGQDVSSLSEAGVNDGYFQWIWSDEPLGNSYGDKTKWYHQGSAAFGFADGHGELRSKTDPEVINFRGHSFKFKVGASGSRTFGFGKLWDPLGEAPLDIYDAEPASGGGDGGDGGDDGGRPSRP, encoded by the coding sequence ATGTCATCGATGCGTCCAGTTCGGGGTTTTACGCTGATCGAACTGCTCGTGGTGATCTCCATCATCGCGCTGCTCATCGGAATCCTCCTGCCGGCACTCGGCGCGGCCCGGGCAACGGCACGAGGCGCGGTCTGCCAATCCAACAATCGCAACATCACGACGGCGCTGAATGTTTATGCCGTAGATAACCGCGGTGTCTGGCCCTCGCGAGGCGCCTTGGTCGATGACCCCGACTATCCGGAGGACAAACGCAACGTCGGATGGATTCCCGGTGTCTCGCTGCAGGGCAAAGATTCCGAGGTCCTCGAAGATGGCTCACTCTTTGAGTATCTCAACAACGTCGAGGTGCTGAGTTGTCCGAGTGACGATTACGCCGAGGAGAGCGCCGGACTGTCCTACACGATGAATAGCTTCATTCATGACATCCAGAGCAATCAGTCGCTGGGTGTCACGAATCGACCCGGCTTCGAAGCGAGTAACGGCAAACTCTATTCAGATGCCAACAAGTTCCGCTCGCCCTCGCAACTCATCGCCATGGTCGATGAGGGGGGGCCGAATATTGAATACATCAAGGTGATGACCGGTCAGGATGTCTCCAGTTTGTCCGAGGCAGGCGTCAACGACGGGTACTTCCAGTGGATCTGGAGCGACGAGCCTCTCGGCAACAGCTACGGCGACAAGACCAAGTGGTATCACCAGGGTTCTGCGGCCTTTGGCTTCGCCGACGGACATGGTGAACTCCGCTCCAAGACAGATCCTGAAGTCATCAACTTCCGGGGGCACTCCTTCAAGTTCAAGGTCGGTGCCAGCGGTTCGCGTACCTTCGGATTCGGCAAGCTGTGGGATCCCCTCGGCGAAGCTCCGCTTGACATCTATGACGCTGAGCCAGCCTCCGGTGGTGGCGATGGAGGTGACGGCGGAGACGACGGTGGTCGCCCGTCACGGCCATAA
- a CDS encoding dockerin type I domain-containing protein — MNRISTHHLMTAALATAVTGFFAGTALAVPYASGVKQVGNTVTYVLNEEADTVTITRDGGSALVSNNVARGVYTFDMTGFADFEIQVDHSAPVGWASVANGFQNQISSESNQFLDIERPSGLEVNKNPGSEHFGNIYIVSSTEFGTVNGRTMGDGIYVLNAAGDESNGVTDPNDTSAARTAGFDFTGTSTSPWKLSIGEDDTVYATDWSDAKGGIRYFDPTITTGGLVLATEGGPVDGNPDGVHGSIMSVASVTGSLAGGDLVVWAMDEDLANNHLDVVNSGAVSNNNGNHIWKWNVGGTEASTVLPELVIDLTTIGPNGDNTFSDGAGPVMFTDIRGVWADFWRDPETGNFYMTQPRNDGNEAGLLIFDADGNELFNSREWTLANGLDGFVDDIDSAPTLGVQDVFRFIHTARTSPDGEFIALHARTNPFDAQNPLTDQPGDDGELGTDDDTGEAVYIFPLLENGLPDLTLDLTGDKPLFANMQTVAAHDSGSSNSRSEVIWDLAGNLYVTMNIDEKVRIFGPGGDSEAITSSDGTFTINGVTYGGGDEPGIPGDANGDGKVDLLDLSILASNFDGTDTPYDVSDGDFNGDGFVNLLDLSILASNFETSPAPEPAAAGLLGLGAMALLRRR; from the coding sequence ATGAATCGTATTTCCACCCATCATCTCATGACCGCGGCACTGGCGACCGCCGTCACCGGCTTCTTCGCCGGAACCGCTCTGGCCGTCCCCTACGCCTCGGGCGTGAAGCAGGTTGGCAACACCGTCACCTACGTCCTGAACGAAGAGGCCGATACCGTCACCATCACCCGCGATGGCGGCAGCGCCCTGGTCAGCAACAACGTGGCCCGAGGCGTCTACACCTTCGACATGACCGGATTCGCGGATTTCGAGATCCAGGTTGATCACTCGGCCCCCGTCGGCTGGGCCTCCGTCGCCAACGGCTTCCAGAACCAGATCAGCTCGGAATCCAACCAGTTCCTCGACATCGAGCGCCCCAGCGGCCTCGAGGTCAACAAGAACCCCGGCAGCGAGCACTTCGGCAACATCTACATCGTCAGCTCCACCGAGTTCGGCACCGTCAACGGCCGCACCATGGGCGACGGCATCTACGTGCTCAACGCAGCGGGTGATGAATCCAACGGCGTCACCGACCCCAACGACACCTCCGCCGCACGCACCGCCGGCTTCGACTTCACCGGCACCTCCACCTCGCCCTGGAAGCTCTCCATCGGCGAAGACGACACCGTCTACGCGACCGACTGGTCCGACGCCAAGGGCGGCATTCGCTACTTCGACCCGACCATCACCACCGGCGGCCTGGTCCTCGCGACCGAAGGCGGCCCCGTTGACGGCAACCCCGACGGCGTGCACGGCTCCATCATGAGTGTCGCCAGCGTCACCGGCTCGCTCGCCGGCGGCGACCTCGTCGTCTGGGCCATGGACGAAGACCTCGCCAACAACCACCTCGACGTGGTCAACAGCGGCGCCGTCAGCAACAACAACGGCAACCACATCTGGAAGTGGAACGTCGGCGGCACCGAGGCATCGACCGTCCTGCCCGAGCTGGTGATCGACCTCACCACCATCGGACCCAACGGCGACAACACCTTCTCCGACGGCGCCGGCCCCGTGATGTTCACCGACATCCGTGGCGTCTGGGCCGACTTCTGGCGCGACCCCGAGACCGGCAACTTCTACATGACCCAGCCGCGTAACGACGGCAACGAGGCCGGCCTGCTCATCTTCGACGCGGACGGCAACGAGCTGTTCAACTCGCGAGAGTGGACCCTCGCCAACGGCCTCGATGGCTTCGTCGATGACATCGACTCGGCCCCGACCCTCGGCGTCCAGGACGTCTTCCGCTTCATCCACACGGCACGCACCTCGCCGGACGGCGAGTTCATCGCGCTCCACGCTCGCACCAACCCCTTCGACGCTCAGAACCCGCTGACCGATCAGCCGGGCGACGACGGTGAGCTCGGAACCGATGACGACACAGGCGAAGCCGTCTACATCTTCCCGTTGCTCGAGAACGGCCTCCCCGACCTGACGCTTGACCTCACCGGCGACAAGCCGCTGTTCGCCAATATGCAGACGGTCGCGGCCCACGACTCGGGCAGCAGCAACAGCCGCTCCGAGGTCATCTGGGACCTCGCCGGCAACCTCTACGTCACCATGAACATCGACGAGAAGGTCCGTATCTTCGGCCCCGGCGGCGACAGCGAAGCCATCACCAGCTCCGACGGCACCTTCACCATCAACGGCGTGACCTACGGTGGCGGCGATGAACCGGGCATCCCCGGCGACGCGAACGGCGACGGCAAGGTTGACCTGCTCGACCTCTCGATCCTCGCCAGCAACTTCGACGGCACCGACACCCCGTACGACGTGTCGGACGGCGACTTCAACGGCGACGGTTTCGTCAACCTGCTCGACCTGTCGATCCTCGCCAGCAACTTCGAGACCAGCCCGGCTCCGGAACCCGCCGCTGCGGGCCTCCTCGGCCTCGGCGCCATGGCCCTCCTGCGTCGCCGCTAA
- the ispH gene encoding 4-hydroxy-3-methylbut-2-enyl diphosphate reductase, producing MKIMLANPRGFCAGVNMAIQTVDEALKIVGTPLYVYHEIVHNRHVVARFEEQGVVFVDHIDDVPSNSTVIFSAHGVSPEVRNAAKSRGCTMIDATCPLVTKVHMEAVRYARQGFRIILVGHAGHDEVVGTVGEAPDAITIVESAADVERLQISDDVPLVYLTQTTLSMDDAQIIISALEDKFPQIKSPPSEDICYATTNRQHAVRDLATEADLVLVVGSKNSSNSVRLTEISENIGTRAYLMDDVTELRDAWFEGVNSVLVTAGASAPEDLVQEIVHHLEKTYGGKTEDRLVVEEEMHFNLPVTLRVMKQNA from the coding sequence ATGAAAATCATGCTCGCCAACCCCCGTGGCTTCTGCGCCGGCGTCAACATGGCCATCCAGACCGTGGATGAGGCCCTGAAGATCGTAGGCACCCCGCTCTACGTCTATCACGAGATCGTCCACAACCGACACGTCGTCGCTCGCTTCGAGGAGCAGGGGGTCGTCTTCGTCGATCACATCGACGATGTTCCCTCCAACTCCACCGTCATCTTCTCGGCGCATGGCGTCAGCCCCGAGGTCCGCAACGCGGCCAAAAGTCGCGGCTGCACGATGATCGACGCCACCTGCCCGCTGGTGACCAAAGTCCACATGGAGGCCGTCCGCTACGCCAGGCAGGGCTTCCGCATCATCCTTGTCGGGCACGCCGGGCACGACGAGGTCGTCGGCACGGTTGGCGAGGCTCCCGACGCCATCACGATCGTCGAGTCGGCAGCAGACGTCGAGCGACTCCAGATCAGCGACGACGTACCCCTGGTCTACCTCACACAGACCACGCTGAGTATGGACGATGCGCAGATCATTATCTCCGCGCTGGAGGACAAGTTCCCGCAGATCAAGTCGCCGCCGAGCGAGGACATCTGCTACGCCACCACCAACCGGCAGCACGCCGTCCGCGATCTGGCCACCGAGGCGGATCTTGTTCTGGTTGTCGGCTCCAAGAACAGCTCGAATTCCGTGCGGCTGACCGAGATCAGCGAGAACATCGGCACCCGGGCCTACCTGATGGACGACGTTACCGAACTCAGGGACGCGTGGTTCGAGGGGGTCAACTCCGTTCTGGTTACCGCAGGAGCTTCCGCGCCCGAAGATCTGGTGCAGGAGATCGTCCACCACCTCGAGAAGACCTATGGCGGCAAGACCGAGGATCGACTTGTGGTGGAGGAGGAGATGCACTTCAACCTCCCGGTCACGCTGCGGGTCATGAAGCAGAACGCCTGA
- a CDS encoding sigma-70 family RNA polymerase sigma factor — protein MGNRALKSGLEIYLSQIDESPLLTADQEKELARRIIEKNCPEAREHMIRSNLRLVVAIAKRYMNRGLPLVDLIEEGNIGLMRAVEGFDPDQGARFSTYGCWWIKQSIKRALINAVQPIHIPAYMVELIAKWKRASRELEEKLGRQPTIAELSKEMDLPAKKIRIISKAVRASQRPQRGGSGEDDQAPTLSEMLADDKVMAPDEQATVEDDLKTIRQLLDAIDDREAKILRLRYGLDGTEPMTLKDIGVEIGLTRERVRQIEIEALRKLQRRLESDRPLAAVRARASVEEDRKRQSA, from the coding sequence ATGGGGAATCGTGCTCTGAAGTCCGGTCTCGAGATTTACCTTAGTCAGATTGATGAATCGCCACTCCTGACCGCAGATCAGGAAAAGGAACTCGCGCGGCGGATCATCGAGAAGAACTGCCCCGAAGCACGCGAGCACATGATCCGCTCGAACCTGCGCCTGGTCGTCGCGATCGCCAAGCGTTACATGAACCGCGGCCTGCCCCTGGTCGACCTCATCGAAGAGGGGAACATCGGCCTGATGCGCGCCGTCGAGGGATTTGACCCCGATCAGGGCGCTCGGTTCTCGACGTACGGTTGCTGGTGGATCAAGCAGTCGATCAAGCGCGCCCTGATCAACGCCGTGCAGCCGATCCACATCCCTGCCTACATGGTCGAGCTGATCGCCAAGTGGAAGCGTGCCTCGCGGGAACTCGAAGAGAAGCTGGGCCGCCAGCCGACGATCGCAGAACTGTCCAAGGAAATGGACCTGCCCGCCAAGAAGATCCGGATCATCAGCAAGGCGGTCCGGGCCTCCCAGCGGCCGCAGCGTGGCGGATCGGGAGAAGACGATCAGGCACCGACCCTCTCGGAAATGCTCGCCGACGACAAAGTCATGGCACCCGACGAGCAGGCCACCGTCGAGGACGACCTCAAGACCATCCGCCAGCTGCTCGACGCGATTGATGATCGCGAGGCAAAGATCCTGCGCCTTCGCTACGGGCTGGACGGCACGGAGCCGATGACGCTCAAGGACATCGGCGTCGAGATCGGGCTGACACGCGAACGCGTGCGTCAGATCGAGATCGAGGCCCTGCGCAAGCTGCAACGCCGACTCGAAAGCGATCGTCCGCTCGCAGCGGTACGCGCCCGTGCCTCGGTTGAAGAGGATCGTAAACGCCAGTCGGCCTGA
- a CDS encoding lipid A deacylase LpxR family protein produces MHRLSRTTRAVRRPVSGLPQPSGIFLDVTHALLFGCAMIFLSAVPLRAQPVSDPVPAEPQGYLSVSFLMENDSTPLKIIDRSDRQYTNGLGLLITHQPDWADALAVHIPSLDHLDTPDDTAVGYLLAQKIFTPDNLDNPAVDPDDRRYAGYTYLGAFLQRANQHTLDHFQLDLGWIGPSSGADVVQSNWHDAINIQEPMGWGQQLPDEPTIQATFRKKWRVDLDRSPDGFQHELIPRAELILGTVQRQAAADLLWRASWLPLPRDFGPSQLDDPDAPMIGLTDHPDSFRIVSEPRWTAYFYGRAGIVLVEHDTFIEGSSTQSDTGLDAKPLVGRFQVGIEAARHTGNGTFRIGLYQTILTDQFEGQTRPHSFGGLAISYAWRF; encoded by the coding sequence ATGCACCGACTTTCCCGCACGACACGGGCTGTCCGCCGCCCTGTCAGCGGTCTCCCGCAACCATCAGGCATTTTCCTCGATGTCACACACGCCCTTCTCTTTGGCTGTGCGATGATCTTCCTGTCGGCTGTGCCGCTTCGTGCTCAGCCAGTGAGCGATCCAGTACCGGCAGAACCTCAGGGATATCTCTCTGTCAGCTTCCTGATGGAGAACGACTCCACGCCGCTGAAGATCATTGATCGGTCCGACCGCCAGTACACCAATGGTCTGGGTCTGTTGATCACTCACCAGCCCGACTGGGCCGATGCCCTGGCCGTCCACATCCCTTCACTCGATCATCTCGACACGCCGGACGACACCGCCGTCGGCTACCTCCTCGCCCAGAAGATCTTCACGCCCGACAACCTCGACAATCCTGCCGTGGACCCCGACGACCGACGCTACGCCGGCTACACCTACCTCGGTGCCTTTCTCCAGCGAGCCAACCAGCACACACTCGATCACTTTCAGCTTGATCTGGGCTGGATAGGGCCTTCTTCCGGCGCCGATGTCGTTCAGAGCAACTGGCACGACGCCATCAACATCCAGGAGCCCATGGGCTGGGGTCAACAGCTTCCCGACGAGCCCACGATCCAGGCCACCTTCCGCAAGAAGTGGCGTGTGGATCTTGACCGGTCGCCCGACGGCTTCCAGCACGAGTTGATTCCCCGAGCCGAACTGATTCTCGGCACGGTTCAGCGGCAGGCCGCTGCCGACCTGCTCTGGCGTGCGTCATGGTTGCCTCTGCCTCGCGATTTTGGCCCGAGCCAACTCGATGACCCTGACGCGCCGATGATCGGGCTGACGGACCACCCCGACAGCTTCCGGATCGTTAGCGAGCCGCGGTGGACTGCTTACTTTTATGGGCGTGCGGGCATTGTTCTCGTGGAGCACGACACCTTCATCGAGGGGAGCAGCACCCAATCGGATACGGGGCTCGATGCCAAGCCGCTTGTCGGACGCTTCCAGGTCGGCATCGAGGCTGCGCGGCACACCGGCAACGGCACGTTCCGCATCGGTCTCTACCAGACGATTCTTACGGATCAGTTCGAGGGGCAGACACGGCCCCACAGCTTCGGCGGCCTGGCCATCTCGTACGCGTGGCGATTCTGA